The following are encoded in a window of Streptomyces sp. 11x1 genomic DNA:
- a CDS encoding Gfo/Idh/MocA family oxidoreductase, which translates to MTGTSTDRPRRVALVGYGLAGSVFHAPLIAATEGLTLDTVVTSNAERQAQARAEFPDVRFAATADELWSRADELDLVVVASPNKTHVPIATAALEAGLAVVVDKPVAGTAAEARELAALADARGLLLSVFQNRRWDNDFLTLRRLLADGELGEIRRFESRFERWRPQLKGGWRESGDPTEIGGLLYDLGSHVVDQALTLFGPATLVYAESDLRRPGAETDDDTFIAVTHANGVRSHFHASAVTPQLGPRFRVLGSEAGYVKYGLDPQEAALREGERPTPDAAWGQEPEEFWGRVGAGDSPLTDGGRPVPTLPGDYPAYYAAVAAALQGTGENPVTAYEAAAALDVLEAARKSASEGAAVRL; encoded by the coding sequence ATGACAGGTACCAGCACCGACAGGCCCCGGCGCGTCGCCCTCGTCGGCTACGGCCTCGCCGGCTCCGTCTTCCACGCCCCGCTGATCGCCGCGACGGAGGGTCTGACCCTCGACACGGTCGTCACGTCGAACGCGGAGCGCCAGGCGCAGGCCCGCGCCGAGTTCCCGGACGTACGGTTCGCGGCCACGGCGGACGAGCTCTGGTCCCGGGCGGACGAGCTGGACCTGGTCGTCGTGGCCTCCCCCAACAAGACGCACGTCCCGATCGCCACCGCCGCCCTGGAGGCGGGCCTCGCGGTCGTCGTCGACAAGCCGGTGGCCGGTACGGCGGCCGAGGCGCGCGAGCTGGCCGCCCTCGCGGACGCGCGCGGTCTGTTGCTCTCCGTCTTCCAGAACCGCCGCTGGGACAACGACTTCCTGACCCTCCGCCGCCTCCTCGCCGACGGCGAACTGGGCGAGATCCGCCGCTTCGAGTCCCGCTTCGAGCGCTGGCGCCCCCAACTGAAGGGCGGCTGGCGCGAGTCCGGCGACCCCACGGAGATCGGAGGTCTCCTCTACGACCTGGGCAGCCATGTCGTGGACCAGGCCCTCACCCTCTTCGGCCCCGCCACCCTGGTGTACGCGGAGTCCGACCTGCGCCGCCCCGGCGCCGAGACGGACGACGACACGTTCATCGCCGTGACGCACGCGAACGGCGTCCGCTCCCACTTCCACGCCTCCGCCGTCACCCCCCAACTCGGCCCGCGCTTCCGCGTGCTGGGCTCCGAGGCGGGTTACGTCAAGTACGGCCTCGACCCCCAGGAGGCGGCCCTCCGCGAGGGCGAGCGCCCCACCCCCGACGCCGCCTGGGGCCAGGAGCCCGAGGAGTTCTGGGGCCGCGTCGGCGCCGGCGACTCCCCGCTGACCGACGGCGGCCGCCCCGTCCCGACCCTCCCCGGCGACTACCCCGCGTACTACGCGGCCGTGGCCGCCGCACTGCAGGGCACCGGCGAGAACCCGGTCACGGCGTACGAGGCCGCCGCCGCGCTCGACGTACTGGAGGCGGCCCGCAAGTCCGCGAGCGAGGGCGCGGCGGTGAGGCTGTGA
- a CDS encoding ROK family protein: MGQGHQNGNGGGNGGGNGGGLGRTGGVAGVNLLALRSHNGALVLDLLRRAGAAGISRLELAERTGLTPQAVSKITARLRADGLATEAGYRASTGGKPRTVLRLVPDAGHAIGLHLDRDELTAVLCDLTGAVVALRQAPLDLGAGADNVVEGAAREVEALLAEASEGRGVGAGGYRGGDYGGDADAGSGFGFGSDGGVDTDTDTDTGAASVAAVASGSDPHGPPLLPVLGVGVALPGPLDHLHGVLHRVTGFPEWDGFPLRAALARRLGMPVVVDKDTNAAALRLAAAAGAHGSFAYLHLGTGLGAGLVINGSVHRGARTRAGEFGHQVVQLDGPRCECGNRGCIEALCLAAMARGDVEAAARVLGTGAANLVGLLDIEVVLLGGRTVEARPEEFVRGVGFVLDEWARLQGEDPAVPVRVAGGGVSAVAEGAAQLLLAPLFGREDG; the protein is encoded by the coding sequence ATCGGTCAAGGGCACCAGAACGGCAATGGCGGCGGTAACGGCGGCGGCAACGGGGGCGGTCTCGGGCGGACCGGTGGTGTCGCGGGAGTGAACCTGCTCGCGTTGCGTAGTCACAACGGGGCGCTGGTGCTGGATCTGTTGCGCAGGGCGGGGGCGGCCGGGATAAGCCGGCTGGAGCTGGCGGAGCGGACCGGGCTCACTCCGCAGGCCGTCAGCAAGATCACCGCACGGTTGCGGGCGGACGGGTTGGCGACGGAGGCGGGGTACCGGGCGTCCACCGGTGGCAAGCCGCGCACCGTACTGCGGCTCGTGCCCGACGCCGGGCACGCGATCGGCCTCCACCTCGACCGCGACGAGCTGACGGCCGTGCTCTGCGATCTGACCGGGGCGGTGGTCGCGCTGCGACAGGCGCCGCTGGATCTGGGCGCCGGGGCGGACAACGTGGTCGAGGGCGCGGCGCGTGAGGTGGAGGCGTTGCTGGCGGAGGCGAGTGAGGGGCGGGGGGTGGGGGCTGGGGGCTATCGGGGCGGTGACTACGGCGGCGATGCCGACGCCGGTTCCGGTTTCGGTTTCGGTTCCGATGGCGGCGTCGACACCGACACCGACACCGACACCGGTGCCGCGTCTGTGGCCGCCGTGGCTTCCGGCTCCGATCCTCACGGTCCCCCTCTCCTCCCCGTGCTCGGTGTCGGAGTCGCTCTGCCCGGGCCTCTCGATCATCTGCACGGTGTCTTGCACCGGGTCACCGGGTTTCCGGAGTGGGACGGGTTTCCGTTGCGGGCGGCGCTGGCGCGGCGGCTGGGGATGCCGGTGGTCGTGGACAAGGACACCAACGCGGCGGCCCTGAGGCTCGCGGCGGCCGCAGGGGCGCACGGGTCCTTCGCCTACCTCCACCTCGGTACGGGGCTGGGTGCCGGACTCGTGATCAACGGGTCCGTCCACCGGGGGGCCCGGACCCGTGCCGGGGAGTTCGGGCACCAGGTCGTTCAGCTGGACGGGCCGAGGTGCGAGTGCGGGAACCGGGGGTGCATCGAGGCGCTGTGCCTCGCGGCGATGGCGCGGGGGGACGTGGAGGCGGCGGCGCGGGTGCTCGGGACGGGAGCCGCCAACCTCGTGGGGCTCCTCGACATCGAGGTCGTGCTGTTGGGCGGGCGTACGGTCGAGGCCCGGCCGGAGGAGTTCGTGCGGGGGGTCGGGTTCGTGCTCGACGAGTGGGCTCGGTTGCAGGGGGAGGATCCGGCTGTGCCGGTGCGGGTTGCCGGGGGTGGGGTGTCGGCGGTTGCGGAGGGGGCGGCTCAGCTGCTGCTCGCGCCGTTGTTCGGACGGGAGGATGGGTGA
- a CDS encoding cell wall protein: MRLCTCLTLALAAAAAIVSGPAAAATVPAPASDALRTGCVGDDSGAFPIRTRIRGGPTTYVAGGGFHTWAVELTNTTSRTCGNIHPVVVLADSARTLKRSQLQLEFYDDADDTTPRPVTFERTDADELVGVLGGDGHGGGTGFTVLPGRTLAVKVRLSLTSDATAPNEVVANAAVVERRGDDGTWVGESNDYRFRITDEEEDEDGTEAGQDSGGAEDEDGTEAGQDSGGAEDEDGTEAGQDGGGAAKERGGTTAVPDERRPYPDELAASGMREALPYVTGLLLLVAGGLLTATVRRRAR, from the coding sequence ATGCGACTGTGTACGTGCCTGACCCTTGCCCTCGCCGCCGCAGCCGCGATCGTCAGTGGTCCCGCGGCGGCGGCCACCGTGCCCGCGCCCGCGTCGGACGCCCTGCGGACCGGCTGCGTCGGTGACGACAGCGGCGCCTTCCCCATCCGGACCCGTATCCGCGGCGGCCCCACCACCTACGTCGCCGGCGGCGGCTTCCACACCTGGGCCGTGGAGCTCACCAACACCACCTCCCGGACCTGCGGCAACATCCACCCGGTCGTCGTGCTGGCCGACAGCGCGCGCACACTGAAGCGGAGCCAGCTGCAGCTGGAGTTCTACGACGACGCCGACGACACCACCCCCCGGCCGGTGACCTTCGAACGGACCGACGCGGACGAACTCGTCGGCGTTCTCGGCGGGGATGGTCACGGCGGCGGAACCGGCTTCACCGTGCTGCCCGGCCGCACCCTCGCCGTCAAGGTCCGCCTCTCCCTCACCTCCGACGCGACCGCGCCGAACGAGGTCGTGGCGAACGCGGCCGTCGTCGAGCGGCGTGGCGACGACGGCACGTGGGTGGGGGAGTCGAACGACTACCGCTTCCGGATCACCGACGAGGAGGAGGACGAGGACGGGACGGAGGCCGGCCAGGACAGCGGCGGGGCGGAGGACGAGGACGGGACGGAGGCCGGCCAGGACAGCGGCGGGGCGGAGGACGAGGACGGGACGGAGGCCGGCCAGGACGGCGGTGGGGCGGCGAAGGAGAGGGGCGGCACGACGGCCGTACCGGACGAGCGGCGGCCGTACCCCGACGAACTGGCCGCCTCGGGCATGCGCGAGGCCCTCCCGTACGTCACCGGCCTCCTGCTCCTGGTCGCCGGCGGCCTACTGACGGCCACGGTCCGCAGACGGGCCCGCTGA
- a CDS encoding HAD-IIA family hydrolase → MAERKPIESWLTDMDGVLIHEGVPIPGADAFIKKLRDSGRPFLVLTNNSIYTPRDLHARLSRMGLDVPVENIWTSALATAQFLDDQRPGGTAYVIGEAGLTTALHDIGYVLTDHEPDYVVLGETRTYSFEAMTKAVRLINGGARFIATNPDETGPSTEGPLPATGAVAALITQATGQKPYFAGKPNPLMMRTGLNAIGAHSETSAMIGDRMDTDVLAGIEAGMETFLVLTGLTTPEQIEKFPYRPSKVVNSIADLVDRL, encoded by the coding sequence ATGGCAGAGCGCAAGCCCATCGAGTCGTGGCTCACCGACATGGACGGGGTGCTCATCCATGAGGGCGTGCCGATCCCCGGCGCCGACGCCTTCATAAAGAAGCTCCGCGACTCCGGCCGCCCCTTCCTGGTGCTCACCAACAACTCGATCTACACCCCACGCGACCTGCACGCCCGCCTCTCCCGCATGGGCCTGGACGTGCCCGTGGAGAACATCTGGACCTCCGCCCTGGCGACCGCCCAGTTCCTGGACGACCAGCGGCCCGGCGGCACCGCGTACGTCATCGGCGAGGCGGGGCTGACGACCGCGCTGCACGACATCGGGTACGTCCTCACCGACCACGAGCCCGACTACGTCGTCCTGGGCGAGACCCGCACGTACTCCTTCGAGGCCATGACGAAGGCGGTCCGGCTGATCAACGGCGGCGCCCGGTTCATCGCCACCAACCCGGACGAGACCGGGCCCTCCACCGAGGGCCCGCTGCCCGCGACGGGGGCCGTGGCCGCGCTGATCACCCAGGCGACCGGGCAGAAGCCGTACTTCGCCGGCAAGCCGAACCCGCTGATGATGCGCACCGGGCTCAACGCGATCGGCGCGCACTCCGAGACCAGCGCGATGATCGGCGACCGTATGGACACCGACGTCCTCGCGGGCATCGAGGCCGGGATGGAGACCTTCCTCGTCCTCACCGGTCTGACCACCCCTGAGCAGATCGAGAAGTTCCCCTACCGCCCCTCGAAGGTCGTGAACTCGATCGCGGACCTCGTGGACCGTCTCTGA
- a CDS encoding class F sortase: protein MSGRDYSDNGYDYGGVGERGLGGGSGGGTGRVVTGVAWAVLLLGLWLWGREVTDVRQGGSAPTTGDVAAVGRPAQAELPPAAEPLKGARPQRLDIPSMGVQAPVVARGLDRDGAVEPPSYGQPGVVGWYAGGARPGAAGAALFVGHVDTETRPAVFYKLSALRVGEKIRVARSDGRMAEFTVDDVRVIGRDEFDARQAYGVRQSGRAELRLVTCGGTFDKASRTYTANVVVNAYLSGTRP, encoded by the coding sequence GTGTCCGGACGGGACTATTCCGACAACGGCTACGACTACGGCGGCGTCGGCGAACGCGGTCTCGGCGGAGGGTCCGGCGGAGGGACCGGCCGGGTCGTCACCGGTGTCGCGTGGGCCGTACTGCTGCTCGGGCTGTGGCTGTGGGGCCGCGAGGTCACCGACGTGCGGCAGGGCGGCTCCGCGCCGACCACCGGGGACGTGGCCGCCGTGGGACGGCCCGCCCAGGCCGAACTGCCGCCCGCCGCAGAGCCGTTGAAAGGCGCGCGGCCGCAGCGGCTGGACATCCCCTCGATGGGGGTGCAGGCGCCGGTCGTGGCGCGCGGCCTCGACCGGGACGGGGCGGTCGAGCCGCCGTCGTACGGTCAGCCGGGCGTCGTCGGCTGGTACGCGGGCGGCGCGCGGCCCGGCGCGGCGGGGGCCGCGCTGTTCGTCGGGCACGTCGACACCGAGACCCGACCGGCCGTCTTCTACAAGCTGAGCGCGCTGCGCGTCGGCGAGAAGATCCGGGTGGCCCGCAGCGACGGGCGGATGGCCGAGTTCACCGTGGACGACGTGCGGGTCATCGGGCGGGACGAGTTCGACGCCCGACAGGCCTACGGCGTACGGCAGTCCGGGCGCGCTGAACTCCGACTCGTCACCTGCGGCGGCACGTTCGACAAGGCGAGCCGCACCTACACGGCGAACGTCGTCGTCAACGCGTACCTGAGCGGAACGAGGCCCTGA
- a CDS encoding glycoside hydrolase family 6 protein, which yields MYGGRGAGVRACGAVMGVALLLAGCSGGEDGDDGDGGKDRASGSGITQQPNGTDPFWVNPEGNAAAQVAAYEKAGKDKDAKLIRRIAEQPTGEWIGPENPEREAKGFTVAAEEADRDAVLVLYNIPHRDCGQYSGGGAADGDAYRAWIDGVARGIGDRPATIVLEPDAVLHVVDGCTPEEFHEERYDLLKGAIETLGGLKNTKVYLDAGNAGWGDPEQIYDPLKWAGVEQADGFAVNVSNFYTTEDSIEYGRQLSAKIGDKPFVIDTSRNGNGPWNEGDEDERWCNPPGRALGETPTTKTADPLVDAYLWVKRPGESDGECKGGPKAGEWWPEYALDLAKASD from the coding sequence ATGTACGGCGGTAGGGGGGCCGGGGTTCGGGCATGCGGGGCGGTGATGGGGGTGGCGTTACTGCTCGCCGGCTGTTCCGGGGGAGAGGACGGGGACGACGGCGACGGCGGGAAGGACCGGGCCTCCGGTTCCGGCATCACCCAACAGCCCAACGGCACGGACCCGTTCTGGGTCAACCCGGAGGGGAACGCGGCGGCGCAGGTCGCCGCCTACGAGAAGGCCGGCAAGGACAAGGACGCCAAGCTGATCCGCAGGATCGCCGAGCAGCCGACCGGCGAGTGGATCGGCCCGGAGAACCCGGAGCGGGAGGCCAAGGGCTTCACCGTCGCCGCGGAGGAGGCCGACCGGGACGCCGTGCTCGTCCTCTACAACATCCCGCACCGCGACTGCGGCCAGTACTCCGGCGGGGGCGCCGCCGACGGCGACGCCTACCGGGCGTGGATCGACGGCGTGGCCCGGGGCATCGGGGACCGCCCGGCCACGATCGTGCTGGAGCCGGACGCGGTGCTGCACGTGGTCGACGGCTGTACGCCGGAGGAGTTCCACGAGGAGCGGTACGACCTGCTGAAGGGCGCGATCGAGACGCTGGGCGGACTGAAGAACACGAAGGTGTACCTGGACGCGGGCAACGCGGGCTGGGGCGACCCCGAGCAGATCTACGACCCCCTCAAGTGGGCCGGTGTCGAACAGGCCGACGGCTTCGCCGTCAACGTCTCGAACTTCTACACCACCGAGGACTCCATCGAGTACGGCAGGCAACTCTCCGCGAAGATCGGGGACAAGCCCTTCGTCATCGACACCAGCCGCAACGGCAACGGCCCCTGGAACGAGGGCGACGAGGACGAGCGCTGGTGCAATCCGCCGGGGCGGGCCCTCGGGGAGACCCCGACGACGAAGACCGCGGACCCTCTCGTGGACGCGTACCTCTGGGTCAAGCGCCCGGGGGAGTCGGACGGGGAGTGCAAGGGCGGGCCCAAGGCGGGCGAGTGGTGGCCGGAGTACGCGCTGGATCTGGCGAAGGCGTCCGACTGA
- a CDS encoding kelch motif-containing protein: MKDRAGRRRARRLAIGAAVVLALAGMNGPWVYRFSTEKYHEYKINRPEYKADNGHWQIVEFPEKYRQNTIHAALLHTGKILLIAGSGNDAENFDKKKFDTRVWDPVKQTIKRVPTPADLFCTGHTQLSNGNLLIAGGTKRYEKLKGDVTKAGGLMIIHNENPDKGMRLKAGTRFVGKANGKTFVLKDTVELKKAVKTFDPDTGKFTGNEPGIARAYVEAERSGKRYETGTEDNYKVVGLTGEDARNTYGIAQKLALDKKDFQGIKDAYEFDPVAEKYIKVDPMNEARWYPTLTTLSDGTVLSLSGLDEIGQLVPGKNEIYDPGTKKWTYTKEEQQFPTYPAISLMQNGKLFYSGANAGYGPDDIGRDPGIWDLKTNKFTKVPGMSDSKLLETAGTVLLPPAQDERYMVIGGGGVGESERSSKRTRVIDLLDDRPRFVDGPRLAKGTRYPQASILPDDTVLISGGSEDYRGRGDSNILEARLYDARTGQMRRVADPLVGRNYHSGSILLPDGRVVFFGSDSLYADKANTKPGEFEQRIEIYTPPYLFQDARPTLTGGPKTAARGGKATFGTRHGSSIESARLIRPSASTHVTDVDQKSIEVDFEVTGDEITVTVPKNRNLVQSGWYMLFVTDDAGVPSKARWVKVP; the protein is encoded by the coding sequence ATGAAGGACCGTGCAGGCCGCCGCCGTGCCCGTCGCCTCGCGATCGGCGCGGCGGTGGTCCTCGCGCTCGCCGGGATGAACGGGCCGTGGGTGTACCGCTTCAGTACCGAGAAGTACCACGAGTACAAGATCAACAGACCCGAGTACAAGGCCGACAACGGGCACTGGCAGATCGTGGAGTTCCCGGAGAAGTACCGTCAGAACACCATCCACGCCGCCCTGTTGCACACCGGCAAGATCCTGCTGATCGCCGGCTCGGGCAACGACGCCGAGAACTTCGACAAGAAGAAGTTCGACACCCGTGTCTGGGACCCGGTCAAGCAGACGATCAAGCGGGTGCCGACCCCGGCCGACCTGTTCTGCACGGGTCACACCCAGCTGTCCAACGGCAATCTGCTGATCGCGGGCGGCACCAAGCGCTACGAGAAGCTGAAGGGCGATGTCACCAAGGCCGGCGGCCTGATGATCATCCACAACGAGAATCCCGACAAGGGGATGAGGCTGAAGGCGGGGACCCGGTTCGTCGGCAAGGCGAACGGCAAGACCTTCGTCCTCAAGGACACCGTCGAGCTGAAGAAGGCCGTCAAGACCTTCGATCCGGACACGGGCAAGTTCACCGGCAACGAACCGGGGATCGCCCGCGCCTACGTCGAGGCCGAGCGCAGCGGCAAGCGGTACGAGACGGGGACGGAGGACAACTACAAGGTCGTCGGACTGACGGGCGAGGACGCGCGGAACACGTACGGCATCGCGCAGAAACTCGCCCTCGACAAGAAGGACTTCCAGGGGATCAAGGACGCCTACGAGTTCGATCCGGTCGCCGAGAAGTACATCAAGGTCGACCCGATGAACGAGGCACGCTGGTACCCCACGCTGACGACCCTGTCGGACGGCACCGTGCTGTCGCTGTCCGGCCTCGACGAGATCGGACAGCTGGTCCCGGGCAAGAACGAGATCTACGACCCCGGAACGAAGAAGTGGACCTACACGAAGGAGGAACAACAGTTCCCGACCTACCCGGCGATCTCCCTGATGCAGAACGGCAAGCTGTTCTACTCGGGCGCCAACGCGGGGTACGGGCCGGACGACATCGGGCGCGACCCCGGGATCTGGGACCTGAAGACCAACAAGTTCACCAAGGTCCCCGGGATGAGCGACAGCAAGCTGCTGGAGACCGCCGGGACCGTGCTGCTGCCCCCGGCGCAGGACGAGAGGTACATGGTCATCGGCGGGGGCGGGGTCGGTGAGTCGGAGCGGTCCAGCAAGCGGACCCGGGTGATCGATCTGCTGGACGACCGGCCGCGGTTCGTGGACGGGCCGCGGCTGGCGAAGGGCACGCGGTACCCGCAGGCCTCGATCCTGCCCGACGACACCGTCCTCATCTCCGGCGGCTCGGAGGACTACCGGGGGCGCGGCGACTCCAACATCCTCGAAGCGCGGCTGTACGACGCGCGGACGGGCCAGATGCGACGGGTCGCCGACCCGCTGGTGGGCCGGAACTACCACTCCGGGTCGATCCTGCTGCCGGACGGACGTGTCGTCTTCTTCGGATCCGACTCCCTGTACGCCGACAAGGCCAACACCAAGCCGGGAGAGTTCGAACAGCGGATCGAGATCTACACGCCGCCGTACCTCTTCCAGGACGCCCGGCCGACATTGACGGGTGGACCGAAGACGGCGGCGCGCGGCGGGAAGGCGACATTCGGGACGCGGCACGGGTCGTCGATCGAGTCGGCGCGGTTGATCCGGCCCAGCGCGTCGACGCATGTGACCGATGTGGACCAGAAGTCGATCGAGGTGGACTTCGAGGTGACCGGGGACGAGATCACGGTGACCGTGCCGAAGAACCGGAATCTGGTGCAGTCGGGCTGGTACATGCTGTTCGTCACGGATGACGCGGGGGTGCCGAGCAAGGCTCGGTGGGTGAAGGTGCCGTAG
- a CDS encoding cellulose synthase catalytic subunit, with the protein MTSTPTGARHNHDPSDTTRLKVPSHRTGALRKLRKALPRYDYEHYSRLAGPLTQPDPTKPYKVQYRSLISQEPHRLRVALMLAAAPLLSLVLLAWLLQQEHWTKRDYVEYEFLPALDLVMLISIGLIEFFRCMNVLSNAHATLVARDPIPVVPETGTRVAFLTSFVPGKEPLEMVTKTLEAAVRLRHRGLLHVWLLDEGDDPDVKAVCARLGVHHFSRKGIAKWNQPKGPHRAKTKHGNYNAWLDAHGDDYDFFASVDTDHIPLPNYLERMLGFFRDPDIGFVIGPQVYGNYDNFVTKAAESQQFLFHALIQRAGNKYGAPMFVGTSNAVRIKALKQIGGLYDSITEDMATGFEIHRHKNPATGRKWRSVYTPDVLAVGEGPSAWTDFFTQQMRWSRGTYETILKQYWKGWYSLPPTKLFNYTMMIIFYPMSALNWILAALSCALFLGLGASGVNIDPVVWLMLYGNASALQIGLYVWNRRHNVSPHEPEGSGGVAGMVMSALSAPLYAKALIDSALRRKSKFVVTPKGDSASPDRWFGTFRYHWYFIVIFGASIAAGFVFGNAHPAMIIWATFAMMITALPIFAWRYMLRQDRKKAAAAAELQGSMVAPPEAAPAPFAPPRAPHAPHAPHAPQHKPSWAASGSGGGSSDQTMQIALGGLGGRKE; encoded by the coding sequence ATGACGTCGACGCCGACGGGCGCCCGGCACAACCACGACCCATCCGATACGACCCGGCTCAAGGTGCCGTCACACCGCACCGGAGCCCTGCGCAAGCTCAGGAAGGCACTTCCGAGATACGACTACGAGCACTACAGCCGCCTCGCCGGCCCGCTCACCCAACCCGACCCGACCAAGCCCTACAAGGTGCAGTACCGGTCGCTGATCTCCCAGGAGCCGCACCGCCTCAGGGTCGCCCTGATGCTGGCCGCCGCGCCGCTGCTCTCCCTGGTCCTGCTGGCCTGGCTGCTGCAGCAGGAGCACTGGACCAAGCGCGACTACGTCGAGTACGAGTTCCTGCCCGCCCTCGACCTGGTCATGCTGATCTCGATCGGCCTGATCGAGTTCTTCCGCTGCATGAACGTGCTGTCGAACGCGCACGCCACCCTGGTCGCCCGCGACCCGATCCCGGTGGTGCCCGAGACCGGCACCCGAGTCGCCTTCCTCACCTCCTTCGTGCCCGGCAAGGAGCCGCTGGAGATGGTGACGAAGACCCTGGAGGCCGCGGTGCGGCTGCGCCACCGCGGACTGCTGCACGTGTGGCTGCTCGACGAGGGCGACGACCCGGATGTGAAGGCGGTCTGCGCACGCCTGGGCGTGCACCACTTCTCCCGCAAGGGCATCGCGAAGTGGAACCAGCCCAAGGGACCGCACCGCGCCAAGACCAAGCACGGCAACTACAACGCCTGGCTCGACGCGCACGGCGACGACTACGACTTCTTCGCCTCGGTCGACACCGACCACATCCCGCTGCCCAACTACCTGGAGCGGATGCTCGGTTTCTTCAGGGACCCGGACATCGGCTTCGTCATCGGCCCGCAGGTGTACGGCAACTACGACAACTTCGTCACCAAGGCCGCCGAGTCCCAGCAGTTCCTGTTCCACGCGCTGATCCAGCGCGCCGGCAACAAGTACGGGGCCCCCATGTTCGTCGGCACCTCCAACGCCGTACGGATCAAGGCCCTCAAGCAGATCGGCGGGCTGTACGACTCGATCACCGAGGACATGGCCACCGGTTTCGAGATCCACCGGCACAAGAACCCGGCGACGGGCCGCAAGTGGCGTTCGGTGTACACCCCGGACGTCCTCGCGGTCGGTGAGGGGCCCAGCGCCTGGACGGACTTCTTCACCCAGCAGATGCGCTGGTCGCGCGGGACGTACGAGACGATCCTCAAGCAGTACTGGAAGGGCTGGTACTCACTGCCGCCGACCAAGCTCTTCAACTACACGATGATGATCATCTTCTACCCGATGTCGGCGCTCAACTGGATCCTGGCGGCGCTGAGTTGTGCCCTGTTCCTGGGCCTCGGCGCCTCGGGCGTGAACATCGACCCGGTGGTGTGGCTGATGCTCTACGGCAACGCCTCCGCGCTCCAGATAGGCCTGTACGTCTGGAACCGCCGGCACAACGTCTCCCCGCACGAGCCGGAGGGCTCCGGCGGTGTGGCGGGCATGGTGATGTCCGCGCTGTCCGCGCCGCTCTACGCGAAGGCGCTGATCGACTCGGCGCTGCGGCGCAAGAGCAAGTTCGTGGTCACGCCCAAGGGGGACTCGGCGAGCCCGGACCGGTGGTTCGGCACCTTCCGGTACCACTGGTACTTCATCGTCATCTTCGGTGCCTCGATCGCCGCCGGGTTCGTCTTCGGCAACGCGCACCCAGCGATGATCATCTGGGCCACCTTCGCCATGATGATCACCGCCCTCCCCATCTTCGCCTGGCGCTACATGCTGCGCCAGGACCGGAAGAAGGCCGCCGCCGCGGCCGAACTGCAGGGGTCCATGGTGGCGCCGCCCGAGGCGGCTCCCGCACCGTTCGCGCCACCCCGCGCACCGCACGCCCCACACGCGCCGCACGCTCCCCAGCACAAGCCGAGCTGGGCGGCGTCCGGGTCGGGCGGCGGGAGTAGCGACCAGACCATGCAGATCGCCCTGGGCGGACTTGGGGGACGTAAGGAATGA